In the genome of Rhodoplanes sp. Z2-YC6860, one region contains:
- a CDS encoding polysaccharide deacetylase family protein, with protein sequence MKLKKHNRYAYSPITERQDFTWPDGKRLAFYCALNVEHFSFGEGLGHTPTAPGPQPDVRNFGWRDYGLRVGIWRIFDMMDELKLPMCHLINASVCEEMPQIPARIKKRGDEVIGHGYTNSERQSDMDEATEAAMIAQATKTLGDSCGRRPYGWMGPWISETAFTPDLLQENGYTFIMDWPADDQPFWMKTRKGRIMSVPYPIEINDTPTMLSRAQPATDFHRMIIDQFEAMLRLSKNQSLVFGISMHTFCTGQPFRLLQVRQAIETLMKHPGFSNVWVTTPGGIAEYAAKLPAACVP encoded by the coding sequence ATGAAACTGAAGAAGCACAACCGCTACGCCTATTCGCCGATCACCGAGCGGCAGGACTTCACTTGGCCGGACGGCAAGCGGCTGGCCTTTTATTGCGCGCTCAATGTCGAGCATTTCAGCTTCGGCGAGGGCCTCGGCCACACGCCGACCGCGCCGGGCCCGCAGCCGGACGTCCGCAATTTCGGCTGGCGCGATTATGGCCTGCGCGTCGGCATCTGGCGCATCTTCGACATGATGGACGAGCTGAAGCTGCCGATGTGCCATCTGATCAATGCGTCGGTGTGCGAGGAAATGCCGCAGATCCCGGCGCGCATCAAGAAGCGCGGCGACGAGGTGATCGGCCACGGCTACACCAACTCGGAGCGCCAGTCCGACATGGACGAGGCGACCGAAGCGGCGATGATCGCGCAGGCGACCAAGACGCTGGGCGACAGTTGCGGACGGCGGCCCTACGGCTGGATGGGCCCGTGGATTTCGGAGACGGCGTTCACGCCCGACCTCCTCCAGGAGAACGGCTACACGTTCATCATGGACTGGCCCGCCGACGATCAGCCGTTCTGGATGAAGACGCGCAAGGGCCGCATCATGTCGGTGCCCTACCCGATCGAAATCAACGACACGCCGACGATGCTGAGCCGCGCCCAGCCGGCGACCGACTTCCATCGCATGATCATCGATCAGTTCGAGGCGATGCTGCGGCTGTCAAAGAACCAGTCGCTGGTGTTCGGCATCTCGATGCACACGTTCTGCACCGGCCAGCCGTTCCGGCTCTTGCAGGTGCGGCAGGCCATCGAAACGCTGATGAAGCATCCGGGCTTCAGCAACGTGTGGGTGACGACGCCCGGCGGCATCGCGGAGTATGCGGCGAAGCTGCCGGCGGCGTGTGTGCCGTAG
- the greA gene encoding transcription elongation factor GreA: MSVAFTKEEDTEAAAAYLPERPISPHPNFVTQTGLAKLDAAVAAAKEAVALAQASDDLKTNRSAMAQAMRDLRYFNARRASAQLVNPSEKEGVVAFGSLVSFRREDGRVQSFRIVGEDEADVSQGTISYISPIARALTGKSVGDVATLGNSTLEVVSVA, translated from the coding sequence ATGAGCGTTGCTTTCACAAAAGAAGAAGATACGGAAGCCGCGGCGGCCTATCTGCCGGAGCGTCCGATCTCGCCGCATCCAAACTTCGTGACACAAACCGGTCTGGCCAAGCTCGATGCTGCCGTTGCCGCTGCCAAAGAGGCCGTCGCGCTCGCACAGGCCAGCGATGACCTCAAGACCAACCGGTCTGCCATGGCCCAGGCCATGCGGGACCTGCGGTATTTCAATGCGCGCCGGGCCAGCGCTCAGCTGGTCAACCCGAGCGAGAAGGAAGGCGTTGTCGCGTTCGGCAGCCTGGTCAGCTTCCGACGGGAGGATGGAAGAGTCCAATCGTTCCGGATCGTCGGCGAAGACGAGGCCGACGTGTCCCAGGGCACGATTTCCTACATATCTCCGATCGCGAGGGCCCTGACGGGCAAAAGCGTCGGCGATGTCGCCACCCTCGGCAACTCCACGCTTGAGGTCGTTTCTGTCGCGTGA
- a CDS encoding alpha/beta fold hydrolase, protein MTVQASAQDLRSSRRSISYHATEIDGLTIFYREAGPPAAPTVLMLHGFPSSSRMWEPLLPLLADRYHVIAPDYPGFGNSSAPSPASFEYTFDNLAKVMNELTTKLGITSYVLFVQDYGGPVGFRMALSHPERVRAVIVQNAVSHEQGLGPLWAARRKYWDDPTSELANLKANFTSLEATRQRHVGSSPNPGRYDPDAWNDEYAFLNRPGQAEIQTTLFFDYRTNLAAYPRWQKWLRDTQPPLLVVWGKYDPSFTVAGARAYADDVPQAEVHILEAGHFALDEATDEIASLVRGFLDRLNQKTRRAN, encoded by the coding sequence ATGACAGTTCAAGCATCAGCTCAAGACCTGCGATCGAGCCGACGCTCGATCTCCTATCACGCCACCGAAATTGATGGCCTGACCATCTTCTATCGCGAGGCAGGGCCGCCTGCTGCGCCCACCGTTCTGATGCTGCACGGATTTCCGTCCTCGTCGCGAATGTGGGAGCCGCTATTGCCGCTTCTCGCCGACAGGTATCACGTGATTGCTCCTGACTATCCGGGATTCGGTAATAGCAGCGCGCCCTCGCCCGCGAGCTTCGAGTACACGTTCGACAATCTCGCCAAGGTCATGAACGAGCTGACGACGAAGCTCGGGATCACAAGTTATGTGCTGTTCGTGCAGGACTACGGCGGGCCTGTAGGCTTCCGCATGGCGCTGTCACATCCGGAGCGCGTGCGGGCCGTCATCGTTCAGAACGCAGTGTCGCACGAACAGGGTTTGGGTCCGCTTTGGGCGGCGCGCAGGAAATATTGGGACGATCCGACAAGTGAACTTGCCAATCTGAAGGCCAACTTCACTTCGCTCGAAGCGACGCGCCAGCGTCACGTCGGATCGAGTCCCAATCCCGGCCGCTACGATCCGGATGCCTGGAACGACGAGTACGCTTTTCTCAATCGCCCGGGCCAGGCCGAAATCCAGACCACGCTGTTCTTCGATTACCGCACCAACCTCGCGGCTTATCCACGCTGGCAGAAATGGCTTCGGGACACGCAGCCGCCGCTGTTGGTGGTCTGGGGCAAATACGACCCGTCGTTCACGGTTGCGGGCGCCCGCGCCTACGCCGACGACGTGCCGCAAGCGGAGGTGCATATCCTCGAGGCGGGGCATTTCGCGCTCGACGAAGCGACCGACGAGATCGCATCGCTGGTTCGCGGCTTCCTGGATCGGTTGAATCAAAAGACCCGTAGGGCGAACTAG
- a CDS encoding tripartite tricarboxylate transporter substrate-binding protein yields the protein MLACRVLLTAFSLVAVSVQASVTAGAESYPSRPIMVIVPFPAGGPTDIIARVVSERMSAYLAQPVIVENVTGAAGALGSARVAHAKPDGYTLCVGFLGTHVLNGAVYKLDYDVVRDFQPIALLASNPQLIVARKDFPARDLSDFVGWLRANPNKATQGSAGIGSPAHVSGAYFQQSTGTQFQFAQYRGAAPAMQDLVGGHVDLMFDQPPNSLPNVRSGRIKAYAVTAKKRLASAPDIPSVDEAGLPGFYISVWSGMWAPKDTSPEIVTKLNMAVVDALTNQSVQQTLADLGQDIPARDQQTPAALGKYQASEVAKWWPIVKSMALKPE from the coding sequence ATGCTTGCATGCAGAGTGCTGCTGACGGCTTTCAGCTTGGTCGCTGTCTCCGTTCAGGCGTCCGTGACGGCTGGGGCGGAAAGCTATCCATCCCGGCCAATCATGGTAATCGTGCCATTCCCCGCAGGGGGACCGACCGACATAATTGCCCGAGTTGTGTCGGAGAGAATGAGCGCCTATCTGGCGCAGCCTGTCATTGTCGAAAACGTGACCGGCGCCGCCGGTGCGCTCGGTTCGGCGCGCGTGGCACACGCGAAACCCGACGGCTATACGCTGTGCGTTGGTTTCCTGGGCACGCACGTACTCAACGGGGCGGTATATAAGCTTGATTACGATGTCGTGCGCGATTTCCAGCCAATTGCGCTCCTGGCCAGCAATCCGCAACTGATTGTCGCCCGGAAGGACTTTCCTGCGCGCGATTTGAGCGATTTTGTCGGTTGGCTGAGAGCAAATCCAAACAAGGCCACGCAAGGGTCTGCAGGGATCGGCAGCCCTGCCCATGTGAGCGGGGCCTACTTCCAGCAGTCAACCGGTACTCAATTTCAATTCGCCCAGTACCGTGGTGCAGCCCCGGCTATGCAGGACCTTGTCGGAGGACACGTTGACCTCATGTTCGATCAGCCACCGAATTCATTGCCGAATGTGCGGTCCGGCCGGATCAAAGCATACGCTGTGACCGCCAAGAAGCGCCTGGCTTCCGCGCCGGATATCCCGAGCGTGGACGAGGCCGGTCTGCCGGGCTTCTATATCTCCGTCTGGTCGGGCATGTGGGCGCCGAAGGATACGTCGCCGGAAATCGTCACCAAGCTCAACATGGCCGTCGTCGATGCCTTGACCAATCAATCTGTGCAGCAAACGCTGGCTGACCTAGGGCAGGACATTCCGGCGCGCGACCAACAAACTCCGGCGGCCTTGGGGAAGTATCAAGCTTCAGAGGTGGCGAAGTGGTGGCCAATCGTCAAGTCGATGGCGTTGAAGCCTGAGTGA
- a CDS encoding LysR family transcriptional regulator, whose protein sequence is MDSSERIERRIGLHNLRVLKTVIEAGSMGKAASRLGTSQPAVSRAIAELEEAFGVRFLDRKSNGIQATAYGEALFKRGTAIFDELRQSVRDIQALLDPTVGDLTIGASIAIAEGFVCGVITSLLRRYPRLRFQVHATDTATTYQDLLSRKVDLVIAHLVRPPSEESMNVELLLQDPHVVVTGLKNPLARRRQMTLAQVWDESWVLPLSDQPYGSVVTEAFVAQGLTVPPVVVESTLPLRTSLLTTGKYITMVPRIVTQFPPKNGLLKVLPIDLPGTARPLAILTLSGRTLSPLANLFAANARAVVKLLRSKR, encoded by the coding sequence ATGGATTCCAGCGAACGCATTGAGCGGCGTATAGGACTACACAATTTGCGCGTTCTAAAGACTGTCATTGAGGCGGGCAGCATGGGTAAGGCTGCGAGCCGCCTTGGAACATCTCAGCCCGCGGTGTCGAGGGCGATCGCAGAGCTGGAAGAAGCGTTTGGCGTTCGTTTTCTCGATCGCAAAAGCAACGGCATTCAAGCCACGGCGTATGGTGAAGCCCTCTTCAAACGCGGTACTGCGATTTTTGATGAACTCCGTCAAAGCGTGAGAGACATTCAGGCCTTATTAGATCCAACCGTGGGAGATTTGACGATTGGAGCCTCCATTGCGATCGCAGAAGGCTTTGTATGCGGCGTTATTACTAGTCTGCTTCGCCGTTACCCGCGCTTGAGATTTCAGGTGCACGCGACAGATACCGCCACCACCTATCAAGATCTGCTCTCAAGAAAAGTCGATCTCGTCATCGCACACTTGGTGAGGCCTCCAAGTGAGGAATCGATGAATGTCGAGTTATTACTCCAAGATCCCCACGTTGTGGTTACGGGACTCAAAAATCCGCTGGCGCGGCGGCGGCAGATGACATTGGCCCAAGTGTGGGACGAATCCTGGGTATTGCCGCTGTCCGATCAGCCTTACGGAAGCGTGGTGACCGAGGCTTTTGTTGCCCAGGGTTTGACGGTGCCTCCAGTCGTAGTCGAGTCGACCTTGCCGTTGCGAACGTCACTGCTCACGACCGGGAAGTATATCACTATGGTCCCGCGTATCGTGACCCAGTTTCCGCCGAAAAATGGACTGCTCAAGGTCTTGCCAATCGACCTGCCTGGAACTGCACGGCCGCTGGCCATTTTGACTCTCAGTGGTCGGACGCTCAGCCCGTTGGCCAATCTTTTTGCAGCCAATGCTCGCGCAGTCGTAAAGCTGCTGCGCTCCAAAAGATAG
- a CDS encoding SDR family NAD(P)-dependent oxidoreductase: protein MSMKLSGKVVLITGGSRGLGAATAAAFADQGADVAISYVASEGKAAAVVTGLEAKGVRAAAIQADQGDLTAAGPLMRRVVETFGKLDILVNNAAVAWQGRTIDDPEIDNAAMDRQWAINAMGVIANIRAASKVLPEGGRIISVGSGLGTRVAFPGTTDYAATKAAVVGYSRGAARDLGRRNITVNVVQAGVMDTDMAASSKDKLPPSLLESLAIRRYAEVNEVAAAIVFLAGPDAAYITGSIIDVSGGFIA, encoded by the coding sequence ATGAGCATGAAGCTTTCTGGCAAAGTAGTACTGATTACCGGTGGATCTCGTGGTCTCGGTGCCGCGACCGCAGCGGCCTTCGCTGACCAGGGAGCTGATGTCGCCATCAGCTACGTCGCTTCGGAAGGAAAGGCGGCTGCCGTAGTGACAGGCTTGGAGGCTAAAGGGGTCCGTGCCGCCGCGATCCAGGCCGACCAAGGGGACCTGACCGCCGCGGGACCTCTCATGCGAAGGGTTGTCGAGACATTTGGAAAACTCGACATCCTGGTCAACAATGCTGCCGTCGCTTGGCAGGGCCGGACCATTGACGATCCGGAAATCGACAATGCGGCGATGGACCGGCAGTGGGCCATCAACGCGATGGGCGTGATCGCAAACATCCGCGCTGCTTCAAAGGTGCTGCCCGAAGGCGGCCGAATAATTTCTGTAGGCTCGGGGTTGGGCACGCGGGTGGCCTTTCCCGGAACTACGGATTATGCGGCGACCAAGGCCGCCGTTGTCGGTTACAGCCGGGGCGCTGCGCGCGACCTTGGCCGGCGCAACATCACCGTCAACGTTGTACAGGCAGGAGTGATGGACACCGATATGGCTGCAAGTTCGAAGGACAAGCTTCCGCCGTCCCTGCTTGAATCGTTGGCGATCCGTCGATACGCCGAGGTCAACGAGGTGGCAGCGGCAATTGTGTTCTTGGCGGGACCTGACGCTGCCTACATCACTGGTTCGATAATCGACGTCAGCGGCGGCTTCATCGCCTGA
- a CDS encoding c-type cytochrome, translating to MAAISLVSPAVAYDFGRPATLEEIRLWDIDVRPDGKGLPEGSGTALQGKTVFENNCQGCHGAEGKDGLKDRLVGGQGTLTSAKPLKTVGSFWPYATTLFDYIHRAMPYQDPGSLTIDETYAVAAYILNLNGLFPENKRLDKETLPQIKMPNRDGFIPEPEFRNIKSSR from the coding sequence ATGGCCGCTATTTCCCTGGTCTCTCCGGCGGTTGCCTATGATTTCGGGCGTCCTGCCACCCTTGAGGAGATCCGCCTTTGGGACATCGACGTTCGCCCCGACGGTAAGGGCCTGCCGGAAGGCTCTGGAACGGCGCTGCAGGGCAAGACGGTGTTTGAGAACAATTGTCAAGGCTGTCATGGAGCCGAGGGCAAGGATGGCCTCAAGGACCGGTTGGTCGGAGGACAAGGCACGCTGACATCGGCGAAGCCTCTCAAGACCGTAGGAAGCTTCTGGCCTTACGCGACAACCTTGTTCGACTACATTCACCGGGCGATGCCTTATCAAGACCCGGGGTCGCTGACCATCGACGAAACCTATGCTGTTGCGGCGTACATCTTGAACTTGAATGGGCTCTTTCCCGAGAACAAGAGGCTCGACAAAGAGACGTTGCCGCAAATCAAAATGCCCAATCGTGACGGGTTCATTCCCGAGCCCGAATTTCGAAACATCAAGAGTTCGAGATAG
- the soxC gene encoding sulfite dehydrogenase, which yields MSMQSEHEVLSRRTFLAASAGVAGAAVAGSASADTLADVPPRELGLPLSGRSERSKFVHISRIPEAGPGVRHVDPADAINSKTPLDKLVGTVTPSDLHYERSHSGVPELDPAKHRLLMHGMVRNPLVFTLADLMAMPAVSRVTFIECTGNGWENWKSADPNLTVQNTHGLVSTSEWTGVPLRFLIDLVGKHRESTWMLAEGGDAAGVDRSIPLTDEIVSESFVAYGQNGEPLRPAHGFPLRLIVPGCEGNVNIKWLRRLKFGDQPWMTRWETARYTQLLANGKARQFQLRMDTNSVITSPSGMMAIQRGYNRITGLAWSGHGKIERVEVSTDAGASWREARLNLPSLPKAQARFQMDWQWDGTPTKIVSRSTDDKGNVQPSRAQLVEQVGTNALFHYNAQQTWSIDSEGNVRNVLA from the coding sequence ATGTCGATGCAGTCCGAACACGAGGTCCTTAGCCGCCGCACCTTTCTGGCCGCGTCAGCAGGGGTTGCAGGAGCCGCTGTTGCAGGGAGCGCCTCGGCCGATACGCTTGCCGACGTGCCACCGCGTGAATTGGGCCTGCCCTTGAGCGGACGCAGTGAACGATCGAAGTTCGTCCACATAAGCCGGATTCCAGAAGCAGGTCCTGGCGTGCGGCACGTCGATCCGGCGGATGCGATCAATTCGAAGACGCCGCTCGATAAGCTTGTAGGCACCGTCACGCCCTCGGATCTGCACTACGAGCGGAGCCATTCAGGCGTGCCAGAACTGGATCCCGCCAAGCATCGGTTGCTCATGCACGGCATGGTTCGAAACCCGCTGGTATTCACGCTGGCTGATCTCATGGCGATGCCTGCCGTATCGAGGGTCACTTTCATAGAGTGCACCGGAAACGGATGGGAGAATTGGAAGAGCGCCGATCCGAACTTGACCGTTCAGAACACACACGGCCTCGTAAGCACAAGTGAATGGACCGGGGTGCCGTTGCGATTTCTTATCGACCTCGTCGGCAAGCATCGTGAGTCCACATGGATGCTGGCGGAAGGCGGCGACGCAGCGGGCGTCGACCGAAGTATTCCGCTCACCGACGAAATCGTAAGCGAATCCTTTGTGGCCTACGGGCAAAACGGCGAGCCCTTGAGGCCCGCCCACGGCTTCCCGCTTCGGCTCATCGTCCCCGGGTGCGAAGGCAACGTCAACATCAAGTGGCTTCGCCGCTTGAAGTTCGGGGATCAGCCGTGGATGACGCGCTGGGAAACGGCGCGATACACGCAACTTTTGGCGAACGGCAAGGCCAGGCAGTTTCAGCTGCGGATGGACACCAACTCAGTCATCACATCGCCGTCCGGCATGATGGCTATCCAGCGCGGCTACAACCGCATAACGGGCCTCGCCTGGAGCGGCCACGGCAAGATCGAGAGGGTTGAAGTCAGCACGGATGCAGGCGCGAGCTGGCGTGAAGCGCGGCTGAATTTGCCGTCGCTTCCAAAAGCGCAGGCTCGCTTCCAGATGGATTGGCAGTGGGATGGCACGCCCACAAAAATCGTGAGCCGTTCGACCGACGACAAGGGCAACGTCCAACCAAGTCGGGCCCAACTTGTCGAGCAGGTCGGGACAAACGCGCTGTTTCACTACAACGCCCAGCAAACCTGGAGCATCGATTCAGAAGGGAATGTTCGCAATGTGCTTGCATAA
- a CDS encoding YidH family protein, whose translation MIRSFNEHAANERTFLSWVRTGVTVIGFGLVIERFDLLAPAGAFSGAVTASRAVPFSGLLSRYNGLAIIFFGLAIIAIQTVRFVRTTRMLDDAASYPASNVRAELIFSAILVLLVASFTAYVALT comes from the coding sequence ATGATTCGAAGCTTCAATGAACACGCAGCAAACGAACGGACCTTTCTTTCCTGGGTACGTACGGGCGTAACCGTGATTGGCTTTGGATTGGTCATAGAGAGGTTCGATCTTCTTGCGCCGGCCGGCGCCTTCTCCGGTGCGGTGACCGCGTCGCGTGCGGTTCCGTTTTCGGGCTTGCTCAGCCGCTACAACGGGCTGGCGATCATATTCTTTGGGCTTGCGATCATCGCGATACAGACTGTTCGCTTCGTGCGGACTACGCGGATGCTCGATGACGCTGCCTCCTATCCGGCCAGCAACGTCCGGGCGGAACTGATCTTCTCGGCAATACTGGTGCTGCTTGTTGCGAGTTTTACAGCTTACGTAGCGTTGACATGA
- a CDS encoding DUF302 domain-containing protein codes for MAADGLKIISSHHGSKETADRLEAAIKAKGMTVFARIDHAAGAAAVGLALRPTELLIFGSAKAGTPLMQANQAIGIDLPLKALVYEDSSGRVWISYNDPNWLAQRHALGASVEPVTLAMSGAIDAVANEAAE; via the coding sequence GTGGCCGCAGACGGTCTGAAGATCATATCGAGTCACCACGGATCGAAGGAAACGGCTGATCGCCTAGAGGCCGCGATCAAGGCGAAGGGCATGACTGTATTTGCCCGCATCGATCACGCGGCGGGAGCTGCCGCCGTAGGCCTTGCTTTGCGCCCTACCGAGCTGTTGATTTTCGGAAGTGCCAAGGCCGGTACGCCGTTGATGCAAGCCAACCAGGCGATAGGCATCGACTTGCCATTGAAAGCCCTCGTGTATGAGGACAGCAGCGGGCGAGTCTGGATTTCGTACAACGATCCGAATTGGCTGGCGCAGCGCCACGCGCTTGGCGCATCGGTCGAACCCGTCACCCTCGCCATGAGTGGCGCGATCGACGCTGTCGCGAACGAAGCAGCCGAATAG
- a CDS encoding cytochrome P460 family protein — translation MKTAGILASALLATAGIYTALPFGAGLAESDNSSPIFGVRIPDGYRQWEVIAPSHEEGSFNELRVILGNGMAVKTSRDTTLPFPDGTTFAKLAWKRVPSNEFSGAFVPGQATTVQIMVKDSRRYASTGGWGFGRFIDGKPVDRAQHETCFACHEAYVKDHDYVFTRFAY, via the coding sequence ATGAAGACCGCAGGCATTTTGGCTTCGGCGCTTTTGGCAACAGCGGGCATTTATACGGCGTTGCCCTTTGGAGCCGGGCTTGCCGAAAGCGACAACAGCTCGCCCATTTTTGGAGTCCGAATTCCTGACGGGTATCGCCAGTGGGAAGTGATCGCGCCTTCGCACGAGGAGGGCAGCTTCAACGAGCTACGGGTGATCCTCGGCAACGGGATGGCCGTCAAAACGTCCCGGGATACGACGCTCCCATTCCCCGACGGGACGACGTTCGCGAAGCTGGCCTGGAAGCGCGTGCCGTCCAACGAGTTCAGCGGCGCCTTCGTTCCCGGCCAAGCGACAACCGTCCAGATCATGGTCAAGGATTCGAGACGATATGCCTCGACCGGCGGCTGGGGTTTCGGGCGGTTTATCGACGGCAAGCCGGTGGACAGAGCGCAGCACGAAACGTGCTTCGCGTGTCACGAAGCTTACGTCAAAGATCACGACTACGTTTTCACGCGATTTGCTTATTAG
- a CDS encoding MBL fold metallo-hydrolase codes for MKNPEGRLLSRRGFCLCCVGGAALAASNGWLTPRQAFAEARGIVSLMKDDAAKSPITAHKLRGNIIVLEGSGGNIAVLTGPDGKVMIDAGIGASRSQLTKALAGVGAEPITHLINTHWHFDHTDGNAWLNASGAKIIAHENTRKHLSEIQRVEDWDYNFLPAPAAGIPTDVFSTAKSLKLNGASIELKYYGNAHTDSDISVMFGEADVLHVADTFWNGIYPFIDYSTGGSIDGMIAASDANLAASTNNTIIIPGHGSPVVSNRAELKEFRDMLVGVRENVARLKKQGRSQEETVAAKPTAAFDAKFGNFVIDPGFFTRLVYQGV; via the coding sequence ATGAAAAATCCAGAAGGAAGGCTTCTTTCGCGAAGGGGCTTCTGCCTCTGCTGCGTGGGCGGTGCAGCTCTTGCCGCGAGCAACGGATGGCTGACACCGAGGCAGGCGTTCGCAGAAGCGCGCGGTATTGTCAGCCTCATGAAGGACGATGCCGCGAAATCACCCATCACTGCCCACAAGTTGCGCGGCAATATCATTGTGCTGGAAGGCTCTGGCGGCAACATCGCGGTGCTGACCGGCCCGGACGGCAAAGTGATGATCGACGCTGGTATCGGCGCATCACGGTCGCAGCTGACCAAGGCACTCGCCGGTGTCGGCGCGGAGCCGATCACACACCTGATCAATACGCATTGGCACTTTGACCACACGGATGGCAATGCCTGGCTGAATGCCAGTGGCGCCAAGATTATTGCGCACGAGAACACGCGCAAGCATCTATCCGAGATTCAGCGCGTCGAGGACTGGGACTACAATTTTCTTCCCGCGCCCGCAGCTGGAATTCCCACCGACGTTTTCTCAACTGCGAAGAGCCTGAAGCTCAATGGCGCGTCCATTGAGCTGAAATACTACGGGAACGCCCACACGGACAGCGATATTTCCGTGATGTTTGGCGAAGCGGATGTCCTGCATGTGGCTGACACCTTCTGGAACGGCATTTATCCATTCATCGACTATTCGACCGGCGGCAGCATCGACGGCATGATTGCCGCGTCCGACGCCAACCTCGCGGCATCGACGAACAACACCATCATTATCCCCGGTCACGGCAGTCCCGTTGTCAGCAATCGGGCGGAGCTCAAGGAGTTCCGCGACATGCTGGTAGGCGTTCGGGAAAACGTCGCAAGACTCAAGAAGCAGGGACGCTCCCAAGAAGAGACAGTCGCGGCCAAACCGACGGCAGCCTTCGACGCCAAGTTCGGAAATTTCGTTATCGATCCCGGGTTCTTCACAAGGCTGGTTTACCAGGGCGTGTAA
- a CDS encoding DUF6130 family protein produces MDAVLVGDNVSLSARGVRGPSPLVAIENEPPPRLIVDQPLPDPLARGAVFIQYRTENLRVIPVFGKGALSVSPRVGHLHITVDDAPWHFIDASGETVVVVGLSPGPHQVLFELADPAHRVIARETVRFVVPEKTPAA; encoded by the coding sequence ATGGATGCCGTCCTGGTCGGGGATAACGTGAGCTTAAGTGCGAGAGGCGTTCGCGGGCCGTCGCCCTTGGTGGCGATCGAAAACGAACCACCGCCGAGGTTGATTGTCGATCAGCCGCTGCCGGACCCTTTGGCCCGGGGGGCTGTCTTTATCCAATATCGGACGGAGAACCTCCGCGTAATACCGGTGTTCGGCAAGGGCGCCCTTAGCGTGTCGCCGCGCGTCGGCCACCTCCACATCACGGTGGATGACGCGCCCTGGCACTTCATCGACGCCAGCGGAGAAACGGTGGTCGTTGTCGGGCTGAGCCCCGGTCCGCATCAGGTGCTCTTTGAATTGGCAGATCCGGCGCACCGAGTCATCGCGCGCGAAACGGTCAGATTTGTCGTACCCGAGAAAACGCCGGCGGCTTGA
- a CDS encoding alpha/beta fold hydrolase, protein MNFVTTKDGVEIFYKDWGKGQPIVFSHGWPLSSDDWDAQLLFFLHHGYRVIAHDRRGHGRSTQVADGHDMDHYADDLAAVIAHLDLKNVIHVGHSTGGGEVVHYIARHGESRVAKAAIISAVPPLMVQTTANPKGQPKKVFDDLQAALAANRSAFYRDVAAGPFYNYNKTGKPSEATIQNWWRQGMMGGAKAHYDGIVAFSQTDFTEDLKKINVPVLVMHSEDDQIVPYVASGPMSAKLLKHGTLKTYQGFPHGMPTTEAETINADLLAFIRS, encoded by the coding sequence ATGAATTTCGTCACCACCAAAGATGGCGTTGAGATTTTCTATAAGGACTGGGGCAAGGGCCAACCCATCGTGTTCAGCCATGGCTGGCCGCTGTCGTCTGACGATTGGGACGCTCAGCTCCTGTTTTTCCTGCACCACGGTTATCGGGTCATCGCGCACGATCGTCGGGGGCACGGCCGATCCACGCAGGTGGCCGACGGTCACGACATGGACCACTACGCCGACGATCTGGCGGCCGTGATCGCCCATCTCGATCTGAAGAACGTGATTCACGTCGGGCACTCCACTGGCGGCGGCGAAGTGGTGCATTACATCGCCCGGCATGGCGAAAGCCGGGTGGCGAAGGCGGCGATCATCAGTGCGGTGCCGCCACTGATGGTGCAGACCACGGCCAACCCGAAAGGCCAGCCCAAAAAGGTCTTCGACGATCTTCAGGCCGCGCTCGCTGCGAACCGTTCGGCGTTCTATCGCGATGTCGCGGCTGGGCCCTTCTACAACTACAACAAGACGGGCAAGCCTTCTGAGGCAACCATCCAGAACTGGTGGCGGCAGGGCATGATGGGCGGCGCCAAGGCGCACTACGATGGCATCGTCGCCTTCTCACAGACCGATTTCACCGAGGATCTGAAGAAGATCAATGTGCCGGTCCTGGTGATGCACAGCGAGGACGATCAGATCGTCCCCTACGTCGCTTCGGGCCCGATGTCGGCCAAGCTTCTGAAGCATGGCACGTTGAAGACATACCAAGGCTTCCCGCACGGCATGCCAACCACCGAGGCGGAAACGATCAACGCCGACCTGCTGGCCTTCATTCGAAGCTGA